The following coding sequences are from one Tachysurus vachellii isolate PV-2020 chromosome 7, HZAU_Pvac_v1, whole genome shotgun sequence window:
- the tmem53 gene encoding transmembrane protein 53, producing MGDDGMDYNIVFPEPEISEKFWRGLKQPVVILLGWAGCRDKHLSKYSSIYNDHGCITVRYTAPLKTVFISESFGYKELRSTAHRLLEILYDYEVENNPIFFHVFSNGGFMLYRYMVELLQSHKQFSSLYVVGSVMDSSPGNLNVIGALRALKTTLGTKVNVLLRYLLLALFAVTVFLLRVVLYPVTKHFHKNHYDAMKECPAPWPQMYLYSRADRVIRYRDVEKMVKSLQEKGVHVESFDFITPAHVSLFRDCPDDYSNRCRTFLKICMTNCEELMKKRL from the exons AGAAATTCTGGCGTGGATTGAAGCAACCGGTCGTTATCCTTTTAGGCTGGGCTGGCTGTCGAGACAAGCATCTATCAAAGTACAGCTCAATTTATAACGATCAT GGATGCATAACTGTCCGCTACACGGCCCCTTTAAAGACGGTGTTCATCTCTGAATCGTTTGGGTACAAGGAACTCAGAAGCACAGCACACAGACTGCTTGAGATCCTGTATGACTATGAAGTGGAGAACAACCCAATCTTCTTTCATGTGTTTAGTAACGGTGGCTTCATGCTCTACCGCTATATGGTGGAGCTCCTGCAGAGCCACAAGCAGTTCAGCTCGCTGTATGTGGTTGGCTCGGTGATGGACAGCTCACCAGGAAACTTGAATGTCATCGGTGCCCTACGAGCTCTCAAAACCACACTGGGAACAAAGGTCAATGTCCTGCTGCGCTATCTCCTCTTGGCTCTGTTTGCTGTAACCGTGTTCCTGCTCAGAGTCGTCTTATACCCTGTGACCAAACACTTCCACAAGAACCACTACGATGCCATGAAGGAGTGTCCGGCGCCTTGGCCTCAGATGTACCTCTACTCCAGAGCAGACCGAGTGATCAGGTATAGAGATGTAGAGAAGATGGTGAAATCACTTCAGGAGAAAGGGGTCCATGTGGAGAGCTTCGACTTCATCACACCGGCTCACGTCAGCCTGTTTCGAGACTGTCCCGATGATTATTCGAACAGGTGCCGGACATTCCTGAAGATCTGCATGACTAACTGTGAGGAGTTAATGAAGAAACGCCTGTGA